From a single Nitrospirota bacterium genomic region:
- a CDS encoding PHP domain-containing protein, with product MHIHTSFSPCSNINIHHLLKRAVEIGIEGICITDHDTTAAKKVIVDSIDKYGICVIVGIEYTTSKGDFLIFGPVESLHSGMTIEEIFQWTNKEGGIAIPAHPFRKSRPVDINILPFFEVVESSNGRNSAFENNLCNEWILNSGNNYRGIGGSDAHTLDEVGHIVTVFKNNIYNCEDLISELHKNTFSPKIYLR from the coding sequence ATGCACATTCATACGAGTTTTTCCCCATGTAGTAATATAAATATACATCATCTTCTTAAAAGAGCTGTAGAAATAGGAATTGAAGGCATCTGCATAACTGACCATGATACCACAGCAGCAAAAAAAGTTATTGTAGATAGCATTGATAAATATGGTATCTGCGTAATTGTTGGAATTGAATATACCACTTCAAAAGGAGATTTTCTGATCTTTGGACCAGTCGAATCTTTACATTCAGGCATGACTATAGAAGAAATTTTTCAGTGGACAAATAAAGAGGGGGGAATAGCAATACCTGCTCATCCTTTCAGGAAAAGTCGACCTGTAGATATAAATATCCTTCCATTTTTTGAAGTTGTAGAAAGTTCAAATGGCAGAAATTCAGCCTTCGAAAATAATCTTTGTAATGAATGGATTTTAAACTCAGGCAATAATTATAGGGGGATTGGTGGAAGCGATGCTCATACACTTGATGAGGTTGGACATATTGTTACAGTATTCAAAAATAATATTTACAATTGTGAAGATCTTATAAGCGAGCTCCACAAAAATACCTTTTCACCTAAAATCTATCTCCGTTGA